A single region of the Bacillus cereus genome encodes:
- the murB gene encoding UDP-N-acetylmuramate dehydrogenase, whose amino-acid sequence MEQLVKELLEANVGRVLANEPLARYTTMKIGGPADILIVPKHVADIEKTLKLVKKYKAGWTVIGRGSNLLVSDQGIEGVVIRLGEGLDHLEVEKHKVRVGAGYPLIKLSTLLSRQGLAGLEFASGIPGSVGGAVYMNAGAHKSDISSVLTKARILFENGTINWLTNTEMEFSYRTSVLQTKRPGIVLEAEFQLEVGERKEIVRSMQKNKDYRRETQPWNHPCAGSIFRNPVPYFAGDLIEKAGLRGYTIGGAQISEMHGNFIVNTGVASAQDVLDLIALIKRTIKDKFGVDMHTEVEIIGR is encoded by the coding sequence ATGGAACAATTAGTAAAAGAGCTTTTAGAAGCAAATGTTGGTCGCGTGTTAGCTAATGAACCGTTAGCGCGTTACACGACTATGAAAATAGGTGGACCAGCTGATATTTTAATTGTGCCAAAGCATGTTGCTGATATTGAGAAAACGCTAAAGTTAGTAAAGAAGTACAAGGCAGGGTGGACTGTAATTGGTCGTGGTTCAAATCTTCTTGTATCTGATCAAGGTATAGAAGGTGTGGTTATTCGTTTAGGAGAAGGATTAGACCACTTAGAAGTCGAAAAACATAAAGTAAGAGTTGGTGCTGGATATCCCCTTATTAAATTGTCAACTTTACTTAGTCGACAGGGATTAGCTGGCTTGGAATTTGCAAGTGGTATTCCAGGAAGTGTCGGTGGTGCAGTGTATATGAATGCAGGCGCTCATAAGTCCGATATATCGAGTGTACTAACGAAAGCTCGTATTTTGTTTGAAAATGGAACAATTAATTGGTTGACGAATACCGAAATGGAGTTTTCTTATCGTACATCTGTATTGCAAACGAAGCGCCCTGGTATTGTTTTGGAAGCTGAATTCCAATTGGAGGTAGGCGAACGCAAGGAAATTGTAAGAAGCATGCAAAAGAATAAAGATTATCGCCGTGAAACACAGCCTTGGAATCATCCTTGTGCAGGAAGTATATTTCGAAATCCAGTCCCATATTTTGCAGGAGATTTAATAGAAAAAGCAGGGCTTCGTGGTTATACAATTGGTGGGGCTCAAATTTCTGAAATGCATGGGAATTTTATTGTTAATACTGGTGTGGCCTCAGCGCAAGATGTATTAGACTTGATTGCATTGATAAAGCGTACAATTAAGGATAAATTTGGTGTTGATATGCATACCGAAGTAGAAATAATTGGAAGATAA
- the spoIIGA gene encoding sigma-E processing peptidase SpoIIGA: protein MVVYADIVWLLNACIDFLLLLLTATVLKKRIKRWRLVLGAFIGSTIVIFAFTPFASMMTHPIMKLLYSLLIVYTAFGFSTFRNYAQTVFTFYFVTFMVGGGLIGTHFFLQTNEMVNGLVQSKSVSYGDPISWLFVIFGFPVIYYFSKKRIESVEVTKIHYDQIVKVKIQLVGEELELAGLIDSGNQLYDPLTKTPVMIMHISSLEHCLPVWLTEQIYSKTEIPQIPENDSGWATKLRLIPFRAVGVENQFLWAIKPDCVQVYHEDSSIVVNKVLIGLNTQQLSSNGEYQCIVHPKMLISQKMVIA, encoded by the coding sequence TTGGTTGTTTACGCCGACATTGTTTGGTTGTTAAACGCCTGCATTGATTTTCTTTTACTTTTATTAACAGCCACCGTGTTAAAAAAGAGAATCAAAAGATGGAGGCTTGTGTTAGGAGCATTTATAGGTTCAACTATTGTTATTTTCGCCTTTACTCCTTTTGCTTCTATGATGACACATCCAATTATGAAACTGTTGTACTCGTTACTTATTGTGTATACAGCATTTGGGTTTTCAACATTTAGAAATTATGCACAAACTGTTTTTACTTTTTACTTTGTCACTTTTATGGTTGGTGGAGGATTAATTGGAACTCATTTCTTTTTGCAAACGAACGAAATGGTAAATGGATTAGTTCAATCTAAATCAGTTTCTTACGGTGATCCAATTAGTTGGTTGTTTGTGATTTTTGGTTTTCCAGTAATTTATTACTTTTCTAAAAAGCGTATAGAAAGCGTAGAAGTCACAAAGATACACTATGATCAAATCGTGAAAGTGAAAATTCAATTAGTTGGAGAGGAATTGGAACTAGCAGGTCTAATTGATAGTGGGAACCAACTTTATGATCCGTTAACAAAAACACCCGTTATGATTATGCATATTTCATCATTAGAACATTGTTTGCCAGTTTGGTTAACAGAACAAATTTATTCCAAAACAGAAATTCCTCAAATACCAGAAAATGATTCCGGATGGGCAACGAAACTGCGTTTAATTCCTTTCCGAGCAGTAGGAGTAGAGAATCAATTTTTATGGGCAATTAAGCCAGATTGTGTGCAAGTTTATCATGAAGATAGTTCGATTGTTGTAAATAAAGTATTGATTGGATTAAATACACAACAATTATCTAGCAATGGAGAGTATCAATGCATTGTACATCCGAAAATGTTGATTTCGCAAAAGATGGTAATAGCTTAA
- the murD gene encoding UDP-N-acetylmuramoyl-L-alanine--D-glutamate ligase — MKTITEFENKNVLVLGIAKSGYAAAALLNELGANVIVNDGKPLAGNVPAAELQAKGMDVVCGGHPLELLERNISLIVKNPGIPYSNPLLVAAKEKQIPIVTEVELAYRISEAPFVGITGSNGKTTTTMLAFEMLKEGKKHPVIAGNIGTVACEVAQAAKENEVVVTELSSFQLMGVETFQPKIAAFLNLFEAHLDYHGTKEEYGLAKANIFKNQTETDYSVINADDADVMTLSAQSKGQKVLFSTTKEIEDGAYIKENALYFKGEKVVEVSDIVLPGKHNLENILAAMSIAKLLGVSNEAITAVLKSFTGVKHRLEYVTTINNRKFYNDSKATNMLATEKALSAFTQPIVLLAGGLDRGNEFDDLIPYFKHVKAIVTFGQTAPKLVRAAEKAGLDVIESVDTLGEAVVKAYAHSTDGDVILLSPACASWDQFKTFEERGDIFIQAVHKLI, encoded by the coding sequence TTGAAAACTATAACTGAATTTGAAAATAAAAATGTTCTTGTATTAGGTATTGCTAAAAGTGGTTATGCAGCAGCTGCTTTATTAAACGAATTAGGTGCAAACGTTATTGTAAATGATGGGAAACCATTAGCGGGTAACGTGCCTGCAGCTGAATTGCAAGCGAAGGGTATGGATGTTGTTTGTGGTGGACATCCGTTAGAATTGTTGGAAAGAAACATTTCACTTATCGTAAAAAATCCAGGGATTCCATATTCTAATCCACTACTAGTGGCGGCGAAAGAAAAGCAAATTCCGATTGTCACTGAAGTTGAATTAGCATATCGTATTTCAGAAGCTCCATTTGTTGGAATTACGGGATCTAACGGTAAAACAACAACGACAATGCTTGCGTTTGAAATGTTAAAAGAAGGCAAAAAGCACCCTGTTATTGCGGGAAATATCGGAACAGTAGCTTGTGAAGTTGCACAAGCTGCAAAAGAAAATGAAGTTGTAGTTACAGAACTTTCATCATTCCAGTTGATGGGAGTAGAGACGTTCCAACCTAAAATTGCTGCATTTTTAAATTTATTTGAAGCGCATTTAGATTACCATGGAACGAAGGAAGAGTATGGTTTGGCAAAAGCGAATATTTTCAAAAACCAAACTGAAACAGATTATAGTGTAATTAATGCGGATGATGCAGATGTAATGACGTTATCGGCACAAAGTAAAGGACAAAAAGTACTATTTTCGACTACGAAAGAAATTGAAGATGGTGCATATATAAAAGAAAACGCTCTTTATTTTAAAGGCGAAAAAGTGGTTGAAGTAAGCGATATTGTTTTACCTGGTAAGCACAATTTAGAAAATATTTTAGCAGCGATGAGTATTGCGAAGCTACTAGGTGTTTCTAATGAAGCAATTACTGCTGTGTTAAAAAGTTTTACAGGTGTAAAGCATCGCTTAGAATATGTAACAACGATTAATAATCGTAAGTTTTATAATGATTCAAAAGCGACGAATATGCTAGCAACAGAAAAAGCATTGTCTGCATTTACACAACCGATTGTTTTATTAGCTGGCGGACTTGATCGCGGAAATGAATTTGACGATTTAATTCCATACTTTAAACATGTCAAAGCGATTGTAACATTTGGACAAACTGCGCCAAAATTAGTAAGAGCGGCTGAAAAAGCAGGATTAGATGTAATTGAAAGTGTCGATACTTTAGGTGAGGCAGTAGTGAAAGCTTACGCTCATTCTACGGATGGCGATGTAATTCTTCTTTCACCAGCATGTGCAAGCTGGGATCAATTTAAAACATTTGAAGAAAGAGGAGACATTTTTATACAAGCTGTGCATAAACTTATATAA
- the murG gene encoding undecaprenyldiphospho-muramoylpentapeptide beta-N-acetylglucosaminyltransferase produces the protein MRVLVSGGGTGGHIYPALALIREIKKLNPEARFLYIGTENGLESTIVPKAGIPFQSIVISGFKRKISLDNVKTVMRFLKGVQDSKRYIRRFNPDIVIGTGGYVCGPVVYAAAKLGIPTIVHEQNSVPGVTNKFLSRYVDKVAVCFEAAAEHFPQSKVVMTGNPRASEVLDQNGMKGKRSVGLSLSKKSVLIFGGSRGARPLNDAFVEAIEQFGNKSYEVLYVTGEVHYDKVMEAVKQKGNPNNVIIKPFIHNMPEVLTGVDLVVSRAGATTLAELTALGKPSVLIPSPYVTNNHQEKNARSVVDKGAAKMLLEKDLTSETLIRDIDEILLDTQTLQNMKLAAKQLGIPDAANKLYEVMNKLIKK, from the coding sequence GTGCGAGTATTAGTAAGTGGTGGGGGTACTGGAGGACATATTTATCCAGCTCTTGCTTTAATTAGAGAAATAAAAAAATTAAATCCGGAAGCAAGGTTTTTATACATTGGTACAGAGAATGGATTAGAAAGTACCATCGTACCGAAAGCGGGTATTCCGTTCCAATCTATTGTTATAAGTGGATTTAAACGGAAAATATCTCTTGATAATGTAAAAACGGTGATGCGTTTCCTAAAAGGTGTTCAAGATAGTAAACGATATATTCGTCGTTTTAATCCTGATATTGTTATCGGTACGGGTGGATATGTATGTGGGCCAGTTGTATATGCTGCGGCTAAATTAGGTATTCCGACTATTGTACATGAACAAAATAGTGTACCTGGTGTAACGAATAAATTTTTAAGTCGTTATGTCGATAAAGTTGCAGTTTGCTTTGAAGCAGCTGCAGAACATTTCCCACAGTCAAAAGTGGTTATGACAGGTAATCCACGTGCATCAGAAGTATTGGACCAAAATGGAATGAAAGGAAAACGTTCGGTAGGACTATCCCTTTCTAAAAAATCCGTGCTTATTTTTGGTGGGAGTCGTGGGGCTAGACCGCTTAACGATGCTTTTGTAGAAGCGATTGAACAATTTGGGAATAAAAGTTACGAAGTATTATATGTAACAGGCGAAGTACATTATGATAAAGTTATGGAAGCTGTGAAACAAAAAGGGAATCCGAATAATGTTATTATTAAACCTTTTATTCATAATATGCCAGAGGTACTGACTGGTGTAGATCTTGTTGTTTCAAGAGCAGGGGCTACAACGCTTGCAGAATTAACGGCATTAGGAAAGCCAAGTGTATTAATTCCGAGTCCGTATGTAACAAATAATCATCAAGAAAAAAATGCACGATCAGTTGTTGATAAAGGAGCAGCTAAAATGCTACTTGAAAAAGATTTAACATCTGAAACGCTTATTCGTGATATTGATGAAATTTTATTGGATACACAAACATTACAAAATATGAAACTGGCTGCTAAGCAACTTGGTATTCCAGATGCAGCAAATAAGCTATATGAGGTAATGAACAAGCTTATTAAAAAATAA
- the mraY gene encoding phospho-N-acetylmuramoyl-pentapeptide-transferase: MLEQGLLVTAGVAFLISVALSPLFIPFLRKLKFGQSIRDEGPKSHQKKSGTPTMGGIVIYVSMMVTTLIMAIKFNNLGAEVSLLLLVTFGYGLIGFLDDYIKVVKKRNLGLTSKQKLIGQLVIAIAFFLIGKGQAFHTYIMIPGTDVEFELGWAYFVLVLVMLIGGSNAVNLTDGLDGLLSGTAAIAFGAFSIIAVAQEQFGVAIFCMAVVGAVLGFLVFNANPAKVFMGDTGSLALGGAIAAVAILLKQELLLVIIGGVFVAETLSVIIQVISFKTTGKRVFKMSPLHHHYELCGWSEWRVVVTFWSVGFLLAVLGIYIGVWM; the protein is encoded by the coding sequence GTGCTTGAACAAGGTTTATTAGTAACGGCCGGGGTAGCATTTTTAATTTCTGTTGCCCTTTCGCCATTATTTATTCCATTTTTAAGAAAGTTAAAGTTCGGACAGAGTATTCGTGACGAAGGACCGAAGTCACACCAAAAGAAATCAGGGACACCAACGATGGGTGGTATTGTCATATATGTATCCATGATGGTAACTACGCTCATTATGGCGATTAAATTTAACAATTTAGGTGCAGAAGTATCATTATTATTATTAGTTACATTTGGATATGGATTAATCGGATTTTTAGATGACTATATAAAAGTAGTTAAGAAAAGAAATCTTGGTTTAACATCAAAACAAAAATTGATTGGTCAGCTTGTAATTGCTATTGCATTCTTTTTAATTGGAAAAGGGCAAGCATTTCACACTTATATTATGATTCCAGGAACGGATGTTGAATTCGAATTAGGCTGGGCATACTTTGTTCTTGTATTAGTTATGCTTATTGGTGGATCGAATGCGGTTAACTTAACAGATGGTTTAGATGGTTTATTATCAGGAACAGCTGCTATTGCATTCGGGGCATTTAGTATTATTGCTGTGGCTCAAGAACAATTTGGTGTAGCGATTTTCTGTATGGCAGTTGTAGGAGCTGTACTAGGCTTTTTAGTATTCAATGCGAATCCAGCGAAAGTATTTATGGGCGATACAGGATCTCTAGCTTTAGGGGGAGCAATTGCGGCTGTAGCGATTTTGTTAAAACAAGAATTGTTACTCGTTATTATTGGCGGTGTATTCGTAGCAGAAACTTTATCTGTTATTATCCAAGTTATTTCGTTCAAAACAACAGGAAAGCGTGTCTTTAAAATGAGTCCATTACATCATCATTATGAATTATGTGGTTGGTCAGAATGGCGCGTTGTTGTAACGTTTTGGTCTGTAGGATTTTTACTAGCTGTGTTAGGAATTTATATCGGGGTGTGGATGTAA
- the spoVE gene encoding stage V sporulation protein E → MKKTPDFILIIVTLALLTIGMIMVYSASAVWASYKMGDSFFFAKRQLLFASIGVVAMFFIMKIDYWVWRTYSKVILLVCFVLLILVLIPGVGLVRGGARSWIGIGAFSIQPSEFMKFAMIIFLAKFLAERQKLITSFKRGLLPALSFVFLAFGMIMLQPDLGTGTVMVGTCIIMIFISGARVFHFAMFGLLGAAGFVGLIASAPYRMKRITSYLDPWSDPLGSGFQIIQSLLAIGPGGLFGLGLGQSRQKFLYLPEPQTDFIFAILSEELGFIGGSFVLLLFSLLLWRGIRIALGAPDLYGTFLAVGIVAMIAIQVMINVGVVTGLMPVTGITLPFLSYGGSSLTLMLMAVGVLLNISRHSRY, encoded by the coding sequence ATGAAGAAAACGCCTGATTTTATTCTCATCATCGTTACACTTGCGTTGTTAACAATCGGAATGATTATGGTTTATAGTGCGAGTGCAGTTTGGGCCTCTTATAAAATGGGGGATTCATTCTTTTTTGCAAAAAGACAGTTGTTGTTTGCGAGTATTGGTGTAGTGGCTATGTTTTTTATAATGAAAATTGATTATTGGGTGTGGCGCACGTATTCAAAAGTAATTTTGCTAGTTTGTTTCGTTCTTCTTATTCTCGTTTTAATTCCAGGAGTGGGTCTCGTTCGCGGGGGAGCACGAAGTTGGATTGGAATCGGGGCATTTTCCATTCAACCGTCAGAGTTTATGAAATTCGCGATGATTATTTTCTTAGCAAAATTTTTAGCGGAACGACAAAAATTAATTACATCTTTTAAACGTGGATTACTACCTGCTCTAAGTTTTGTATTTCTTGCTTTTGGGATGATTATGTTACAGCCAGATCTTGGTACGGGAACGGTAATGGTTGGGACATGTATTATTATGATATTTATCTCGGGAGCAAGGGTCTTTCACTTTGCAATGTTTGGTTTGCTTGGTGCAGCGGGATTTGTAGGATTAATTGCATCAGCACCATATCGAATGAAACGCATCACATCATATTTAGATCCGTGGTCGGATCCGCTTGGAAGTGGATTTCAAATTATTCAATCGTTACTCGCAATTGGACCTGGTGGTTTATTTGGGCTTGGACTTGGACAAAGTAGACAAAAGTTTCTTTATTTACCTGAACCACAAACAGACTTTATATTTGCAATCTTATCCGAGGAATTAGGTTTTATTGGCGGTTCATTTGTGTTATTATTATTTAGTCTATTACTATGGCGCGGGATTCGTATAGCATTAGGAGCGCCAGATTTATATGGTACGTTTTTAGCAGTAGGTATTGTGGCGATGATTGCGATTCAAGTAATGATTAATGTTGGTGTTGTAACAGGACTGATGCCTGTTACGGGTATTACTTTGCCATTTTTAAGTTATGGTGGATCAAGTTTGACCTTAATGTTAATGGCAGTAGGTGTATTATTGAATATAAGTCGCCATTCTCGCTATTAA
- the ftsZ gene encoding cell division protein FtsZ, whose amino-acid sequence MLEFDTTQDQLANIKVIGVGGGGNNAVNRMIEHGVQGVDFIAVNTDAQALNLSKAETKMQIGGKLTRGLGAGANPEVGKKAAEESKEQIQEALRGADMVFVTAGMGGGTGTGAAPVVAQVAKELGALTVGVVTRPFTFEGRKRATQAASGIAAFKENVDTLIVIPNDRLLEIVDKNTPMLEAFREADNVLRQGVQGISDLIATPGLINLDFADVKTIMSNRGSALMGIGSGNGENRAAEAAKKAISSPLLETSIDGAQGVIMNITGGANLSLYEVQEAADIVASASDPEVNMIFGSVINEGLKDDIVVTVIATGFDDSAATQPPKPIIRPTANHTQQQQQPVAQPSKQREVKREMKREEPVVHDRHTDSDDIDIPAFLRNRRRR is encoded by the coding sequence ATGTTAGAGTTTGATACTACTCAAGATCAATTAGCAAATATAAAAGTTATCGGTGTCGGCGGCGGCGGAAACAATGCTGTAAACCGTATGATTGAACACGGTGTACAAGGTGTAGACTTTATCGCTGTGAATACTGATGCACAAGCATTAAATCTATCAAAAGCTGAAACAAAAATGCAAATTGGTGGAAAATTAACGCGTGGACTTGGTGCAGGCGCAAACCCTGAAGTAGGGAAAAAAGCGGCGGAAGAAAGTAAAGAACAGATCCAAGAAGCACTTCGTGGTGCAGATATGGTATTCGTAACTGCTGGTATGGGTGGCGGAACTGGAACTGGTGCAGCTCCAGTTGTTGCTCAAGTTGCAAAAGAATTAGGTGCGTTAACAGTTGGTGTTGTAACACGTCCATTTACATTTGAAGGACGTAAACGTGCGACGCAAGCTGCATCTGGTATTGCGGCATTTAAAGAAAATGTAGATACACTTATTGTAATTCCAAACGATCGCTTATTAGAGATTGTTGATAAAAATACGCCGATGTTAGAAGCATTCCGTGAAGCTGATAACGTATTACGCCAAGGTGTTCAAGGTATTTCTGATTTAATTGCAACACCAGGTTTAATTAACTTAGACTTTGCAGACGTAAAGACAATTATGTCTAATAGAGGTTCTGCTTTAATGGGTATTGGTTCTGGTAATGGTGAAAATCGTGCTGCTGAAGCTGCGAAGAAAGCTATTTCTAGTCCATTACTAGAAACATCTATTGATGGAGCTCAAGGTGTTATTATGAACATTACGGGCGGCGCGAACTTAAGCTTATACGAAGTACAAGAAGCAGCAGACATTGTAGCTTCAGCTTCGGATCCAGAAGTAAATATGATCTTCGGTTCTGTTATTAATGAAGGATTAAAAGATGATATTGTTGTCACTGTAATTGCAACTGGTTTTGATGATAGTGCTGCGACGCAGCCGCCAAAACCAATTATTCGTCCGACTGCGAATCACACGCAACAGCAACAACAACCAGTAGCTCAACCTTCAAAACAACGTGAAGTTAAGCGTGAAATGAAACGTGAAGAGCCGGTTGTGCATGATCGTCATACAGATTCAGATGACATCGATATTCCAGCATTCTTACGTAACCGTCGTAGACGATAA
- the ftsA gene encoding cell division protein FtsA: MNSNEIYVSLDIGTSNVKVIIGEMVNDSLNIIGVGNVKSNGLKKGSIVDIDETVRSIKKAIEQAERMVGIHIEQVVVGVNANQVQLLPCHGVVAVSNEDREIGNEDVLRVLDAAQVVSIAPEREFIDVVPRQFIVDGLDEINDPRGMIGVRLEMEGTLITGSRTLLHNLLRCVEKAGLEIVDICLQPLAAATVAISSDEKNRGVALVDIGGGSTTLSIFKDGELQATSVLPLGGDHITKDIAIGLKTSTENADQIKLKYGHAFYDTASEEEMFTVPIMGSDQTEQYSQLELSDIIEARVEEILMFVQDEVHKLGIKQVASGYVLTGGIASMPGVLDLAYDILHENVRIATPDYIGVREPQYTMGVGLIKHSYQKAKLRGKNVQEKQEHFEPVPAPMPVQQQPAKQKTRNQNNNNQNDDRMMSKVKRVFRYLWD; the protein is encoded by the coding sequence ATGAACAGCAATGAAATATATGTTAGTCTTGACATCGGTACATCCAATGTTAAAGTCATCATTGGTGAAATGGTTAATGACAGCTTAAACATAATTGGTGTTGGAAATGTAAAATCAAATGGTTTAAAGAAGGGATCGATAGTCGATATAGATGAGACTGTTCGATCAATTAAAAAAGCAATTGAACAAGCTGAGCGTATGGTGGGAATCCACATTGAGCAAGTTGTAGTGGGTGTCAATGCAAACCAGGTACAGCTACTTCCTTGTCATGGAGTAGTCGCTGTTTCAAATGAAGATCGTGAAATCGGAAATGAAGATGTCTTACGCGTTCTAGATGCAGCACAAGTTGTGTCAATTGCTCCTGAACGTGAATTTATTGATGTGGTACCTCGACAGTTCATTGTAGACGGTCTTGACGAGATTAACGATCCACGCGGGATGATCGGTGTAAGATTAGAAATGGAAGGTACACTTATTACAGGCTCGAGAACTTTACTACATAACCTACTTCGTTGTGTAGAAAAAGCAGGTCTTGAAATTGTTGATATTTGTCTTCAACCTTTAGCGGCTGCAACAGTTGCAATATCTTCAGATGAAAAAAATAGAGGAGTGGCCCTTGTTGATATTGGGGGAGGCTCTACAACTTTATCTATTTTTAAAGATGGAGAGTTACAAGCAACGAGCGTATTACCATTAGGTGGAGACCATATAACGAAGGATATTGCGATTGGGTTGAAAACTTCAACTGAAAATGCAGATCAAATTAAGTTAAAATATGGACATGCTTTTTATGATACAGCATCTGAAGAAGAAATGTTTACGGTTCCTATTATGGGAAGCGATCAAACAGAACAGTATTCACAATTGGAATTATCGGATATTATCGAGGCTCGTGTAGAGGAAATTTTAATGTTTGTTCAAGATGAAGTGCACAAGTTAGGAATAAAGCAAGTTGCTTCTGGCTATGTACTAACTGGTGGAATTGCTTCTATGCCAGGTGTTCTTGATCTTGCATATGATATCTTACATGAAAATGTTCGTATAGCAACTCCCGATTATATTGGTGTGCGTGAGCCACAATATACAATGGGAGTAGGCTTAATTAAACACTCATATCAAAAAGCTAAATTACGTGGAAAAAATGTGCAGGAAAAGCAAGAGCATTTTGAACCAGTGCCAGCACCAATGCCGGTACAACAGCAACCTGCGAAACAAAAAACTCGTAATCAAAACAATAATAATCAAAATGATGACCGTATGATGTCAAAAGTAAAACGTGTATTCCGTTATTTATGGGATTAA
- the divIB gene encoding cell division protein DivIB: MKNSKVIKLQDRVPKLKNQKKKNKKPVNHRLILYISILFLLVLFLIYFRSPLSNIKKISVFGNHYMTDEQVMKESGVTYDTSYFRVTAHKAEENLTKRKEIKAVNVKKRFPNKIDVHIEEYLTIGYINKDGKLQPLLENGKTLDVLPNGKLPVAAPIFEPFKEEKMKELIAELEKLTPTILRSISEIRYTPTNANEDHLTLYMNEGYEVSTTIQNFAKRMEAYPLIIKTIEPGKKVLIDLEVGAYTKELGAEEKKE, translated from the coding sequence ATGAAAAATAGTAAAGTGATTAAACTACAAGATCGTGTACCAAAGCTAAAGAATCAAAAGAAAAAGAATAAAAAACCTGTTAATCATCGGTTAATTTTATACATATCGATTTTATTTTTATTAGTACTCTTTTTAATTTACTTTCGGTCTCCACTTAGTAATATAAAAAAGATAAGTGTGTTTGGAAATCATTATATGACAGATGAACAAGTTATGAAGGAATCAGGTGTGACATATGACACGAGTTATTTCCGAGTAACAGCACATAAAGCAGAAGAAAACTTAACGAAACGAAAAGAAATTAAAGCGGTAAATGTAAAAAAGCGTTTCCCAAACAAAATTGATGTTCATATAGAAGAATATTTAACCATCGGCTATATAAACAAAGATGGGAAATTACAACCGTTATTAGAAAATGGGAAAACACTAGATGTACTTCCAAATGGAAAACTTCCAGTTGCAGCACCAATTTTTGAACCGTTTAAAGAGGAAAAAATGAAGGAGTTAATTGCAGAACTAGAAAAATTAACGCCGACTATTTTAAGGTCTATTTCTGAAATTCGTTATACACCAACGAACGCAAATGAAGATCATCTTACTTTATATATGAATGAAGGATATGAAGTGAGCACTACTATTCAAAATTTCGCAAAGCGAATGGAAGCTTATCCACTTATTATAAAAACAATTGAACCTGGTAAGAAGGTATTAATTGACTTAGAAGTGGGGGCTTATACGAAGGAACTAGGTGCTGAAGAAAAGAAAGAATAG